The proteins below come from a single Danaus plexippus chromosome 20, MEX_DaPlex, whole genome shotgun sequence genomic window:
- the LOC116774093 gene encoding synaptic vesicle glycoprotein 2B-like, producing the protein MELSVNDKTKNTDDSMKILEDALVLCRFGKFHIRLLAASLCAAFAVMMVTTTSSYILPVAECDLNMNIMYKGLLNAMPFFGQIGASLFTGFLIDAFGRKIFLVGGNAAIFVCTLIEGSSQNYWMLIFMKLLEGISMSLSFSAISTNLTEFCHKDIRDRTLMLHSGFMSLSLIVAALVSWAILPLKIDIVFVKGYFELHAWNIYLYVCSIWSFMGTILFYNLPESPKYLLSHGQEKEALEVVRIIYSENTGNAKDTFPVTSFNVSCNSNPSNEMSLRRQLVNALYEVKELFRKPLVFHLLLFSMISFIAFLGFTSLRLWYPQLSTIVENFEKQNGETARFCVMLTDYMQNLKVKHRNTTLLELTEPDVCVPKLSGSETYINGMILGFVSLIFVAITCYLVKYVSQKVLMFIFLITCSMTSAAMYWTSTSIQIALLVSCTCAFIQTAFSLQQNLFVRVFPTTLRALAFSIIMVLGRLGSVVGNIIFPILLETGCMAPFILTSTITLCISGVVYFLPGVNKENKEVGDK; encoded by the exons atggAATTGTCAGTAAAtg ATAAGACTAAAAACACAGAtgattcaatgaaaatattagagGATGCACTAGTACTTTGCAGATTTGGCAAATTTCATATCAGGTTACTAGCCGCTTCATTATGTGCTGCATTTGCCGTTATGATGGTAACAACGACATCTTCTTATATTCTGCCGGTAGCAGAATGCGATttgaatatgaatataatgtataaaggGCTCCTAAATGCAATGCCATTTTTTG gacaGATTGGTGCAAGTTTATTTACAGGATTCTTGATTGATGCTTTTGGCaggaaaatatttcttgtgGGTGGAAACGCAGCCATTTTTGTCTGCACTCTAATCGAAGGGTCAAGCCAAAATTATTggatgttaatatttatgaaattgctAGAAGGAATTtc AATGAGTCTAAGCTTTAGTGCAATATCGACAAATTTAACGGAGTTCTGCCATAAGGACATAAGGGACAGAACATTAATGTTACACTCAGGGTTTATGTCTCTATCCTTAATCGTCGCTGCTTTGGTATCATGGGCGATATTGCCCTTGAAAATTGATATTGTATTTGTGAAGGGATATTTTG AATTACATGCATggaatatttacttatacgtCTGTTCAATATGGAGTTTCATGGGAACAATTCTATTCTATAACCTGCCTGAGAGTCCCAAGTACTTGCTGTCACATGGTCAAGAAAAAGAAGCTTTGGAAGTAGTACGAATAATATACTCTGAAAACACAGGAAACGCAAAGGACACGTTCCCC gtAACGTCATTCAATGTTTCGTGCAATTCAAATCCTTCGAATGAGATGAGCCTGAGGAGACAATTAGTGAATGCTTTATATGAAGTCAAAGAACTATTTCGAAAGCCCTTAGTGTTTCACCTGTTACTATTTTCCATGATATCTTTTATCGCATTCTTGGG CTTCACATCCTTGCGGCTCTGGTATCCACAATTATCGAcaattgttgaaaattttgaGAAACAAAATGGGGAAACAGCACGTTTTTGCGTCATGCTGACAGATTACATGCAAAACCTTAAAGTGAAGCACAGAAATACCACTTTACTTGAATTGACTGAACCTGATGTCTGCGTTCCT AAATTGAGCGGATCCGAAACCTACATTAATGGAATGATCTTGGGATTTGTTTCCCTAATATTTGTCGCTATAACCTGTTATTTGGTAAAATACGTGTCGCAGAAGGTCCTAATGTTTATCTTTCTAATAACGTGCTCAATGACGTCAGCTGCAATGTATTGGACTAGCACTTCTATTCAAATAGCCCTATTAGTTTCCTGTACGTGTGCTTTTATACAAACAGCATTCAGTTTACAACAAAATCTTTTTGTTCGTGTATTTCCAACAACTCTAAG AGCTCTTGCCTTTTCAATTATCATGGTCTTGGGCCGATTAGGATCGGTCGTGGGGAATATAATCTTtccaattttattagaaactgGATGTATGGCTCCATTCATTTTAACATCTACTATAACATTAT GTATATCAGGAGTAGTGTACTTCTTACCCGGTgtgaataaagaaaataaagaagtcGGAGACAAATGa